The following coding sequences are from one Mytilus trossulus isolate FHL-02 chromosome 8, PNRI_Mtr1.1.1.hap1, whole genome shotgun sequence window:
- the LOC134681490 gene encoding uncharacterized protein LOC134681490, whose amino-acid sequence MPPKHKLSTSHEYFKKKKRRKMCPGCGGEFVDRHFENHKVEYFWDNKWKCSKSKKSKQEETSYQEVPAEHTLSGMHQENHCEEPSTSGVKQPWAHTQSMIEVKRRFKDHLRSLSGSETYPESDNEDEEFWSNVTLNDIDMDIENENIHEIQEKKQQTDFDTAKTEMIKSTVAIFQSICIFLCCWQSFYIITDTALSSILSFLSTAFKHLSAENVALTGVSSIFPCSVYMLYKNLGMKKDNFSKYVICKKCFTLYNYEDCIILIEGETSSKKCSNVMFPNHRQIARRNQCGEPLLKSVKLKSGDIKLYPYKTYCYKSVKESLSTMVKQKYFEDKCEEWRHRRQEPGVMTDVYDGKIWKEFGEDKNQHFLKTERNYGLMLNLDWFQPFDHVRYSVGVIYAVVLNLPREERFKLKNVFLVGIIPDMSGEPSVQTFIKPFVEEMKIAWSTGFSMRSHNNPKKDASFKLACLCVGCDIPATRKLCGFLGHGATLGCSKCTKKFPGEVGKKNYGGFDVPNWISRSLPDHLHNLERIKEATTKTDKENIESQFGIRYSPLCELDYFDPIRMSVIDPMHNLYQGTAKKMIKLWSELKILESDKLKIIEKRVDSVSVAANVGSLPRKIATSFGGFTADQWKNWTNVFSIFALKGVIPSEDLEVWRKFVLASRCITTKTITTVDILKYEKLILEFCAGFERIYGDTKVTPNMHLHYHMADCIRDYGPIYSFWLFSFERYNGHLGSLPNNSRSIELQIMRRFLRDSFVNCLQVPS is encoded by the coding sequence ATGCCACCAAAGCACAAACTATCTACCAGTCATGAGTAtttcaagaaaaagaaaagaaggaAAATGTGTCCAGGGTGTGGAGGAGAATTTGTCGATAGACATTTTGAAAACCATAAAGTTGAATATTTCTGGgacaacaaatggaagtgtAGCAagtcaaaaaaatcaaaacaagaagAAACTAGTTATCAGGAAGTACCAGCAGAACACACTTTATCTGGAATGCACCAGGAAAACCATTGTGAAGAACCAAGCACCTCTGGCGTTAAGCAACCTTGGGCTCATACGCAATCAATGATAGAAGTGAAACGCAGGTTCAAAGATCACTTACGAAGCCTCAGTGGAAGTGAAACCTATCCAGAATCTGACAATGAGGATGAGGAATTTTGGTCTAATGTAACTTTAAACGATATTGATATggatattgaaaatgaaaacattcaCGAAATCCAAGAGAAAAAACAGCAGACGGACTTTGATACAGCAAAAACAGAGATGATCAAGTCAACAGTTGCAATATTTCAGTCCATTTGCATTTTTCTTTGCTGTTGGcaatcattttatataattacagaTACTGCCTTAAGTAGCATTTTGTCGTTTTTATCCACAGCATTTAAACATCTTTCTGCTGAAAATGTTGCACTAACAGGTGTTTCATCAATATTTCCCTGCTCAGTGTATATGTTGTACAAAAATCTCGGCatgaaaaaagacaatttttcgAAATACGTGATATGCAAGAAATGTTTCACTTTGTACAACTATGAAGACTGTATAATACTAATTGAAGGGGAAACGTCTTCAAAGAAATGTTCGAATGTTATGTTTCCAAACCATCGACAAATTGCTAGACGAAATCAATGTGGTGAACCATTACTGAAATCTGTGAAACTAAAGAGCGGAGACATAAAGCTATACCCATATAAGACCTATTGTTACAAATCTGTGAAAGAATCACTATCTACAATggtaaaacagaaatatttcgAAGATAAGTGTGAAGAATGGAGACACAGACGACAGGAACCAGGAGTTATGACAGACGTGTATGACGGAAAAATTTGGAAAGAGTTTGGAGAAGACAAAAATCAACACTTTTTGAAAACTGAGAGAAATTACGGTCTGATGCTAAATCTTGACTGGTTTCAACCATTCGATCATGTTCGATATTCTGTTGGCGTCATCTATGCTGTTGTGTTGAATTTGCCACGAGAAGAAAGattcaaactgaaaaatgtGTTTCTAGTTGGCATTATTCCGGACATGTCTGGCGAACCATCAGTCCAAACATTTATTAAACCATTTGTCGAAGAAATGAAAATTGCTTGGAGTACCGGATTTTCTATGCGGTCACACAACAATCCGAAGAAAGATGCAAGTTTTAAATTAGCGTGCCTTTGTGTTGGTTGTGATATACCTGCCACGAGAAAATTATGTGGGTTTTTAGGGCATGGTGCAACACTAGGGTGCTCCAAATGCACCAAAAAGTTCCCTGGAGAAGttgggaaaaaaaattatggagGCTTTGATGTACCCAATTGGATATCTCGCTCTTTACCTGACCATCTTCATAACCTCGAGAGAATTAAAGAAGCTACAACAAAAACAGACAAAGAAAACATAGAGAGTCAATTCGGCATTAGATATTCACCTTTATGTGAACTTGATTACTTTGATCCGATTCGTATGTCTGTTATTGATCCGATGCATAATTTATACCAAGGAACCgcaaaaaaaatgatcaaactTTGGTCAGAACTTAAAATTCTAGAAagtgataaattaaaaattattgaaaagcGTGTTGACTCTGTTTCTGTTGCAGCTAATGTCGGCAGCCTTCCCAGAAAAATAGCTACATCATTTGGCGGTTTCACAGCTGATCAGTGGAAAAACTGGACCAATGTCTTTTCTATATTTGCATTAAAAGGTGTAATACCATCTGAAGACTTAGAGGTGTGGCGGAAATTTGTTCTTGCCAGTCGGTGCAtcacaacaaaaacaataaccACTGTAGATATACTTAAGTACGAAAAACTAATTTTGGAGTTTTGCGCCGGATTTGAGAGGATCTATGGGGATACAAAAGTTACTCCAAACATGCATCTTCATTACCACATGGCAGATTGCATTCGAGATTATGGGCCTATTTACTCTTTTTGGCTATTCAGCTTTGAGAGATACAATGGTCATCTTGGATCGTTACCGAACAATAGCAGATCAATTGAACTTCAAATCATGCGACGTTTTCTTCGAGATTCATTCGTTAATTGCCTACAAGTACCATCTTAA
- the LOC134681491 gene encoding uncharacterized protein LOC134681491 — MDYSSLLSSDDELDKIENVSIGDESLHLRYYSSGEDENSNKRQRVETSTSDNMTGACGGPEDNIPDESMSSVNDSVLECSSVSVSRSSTPSVQMNSRTPTNLASTPCSSRSIIPTFLRTPLSGDVRSSRSPTPVTDGISRKDQSTGSANKIDTLTSEVIKMQRQLVKVQDNQTVIMFSKINFQMIFFRYNSAENKEMSDFIIEFVKGQYPDEVEGVVREGIKTNFESFKAKKRREETGKQEEHNKKMAVYSRLKRKLNNRKKALKEKSSMPKEQKETVIQSMEIQYMSSEQTDSEDEGSFIVRPLPWRSDDFDKLVKKLDQKHENKLSKRSRRQNNVRKVGAVSSRKKPEVVPGHEWVFR; from the exons ATGGATTATTCATCTTTACTATCTAGTGACGATGAACTTGATAAAATCGAAAATGTGTCTATTGGAGATGAAAGCCTTCATCTACGATACTATTCATCTGGTGAAGATGAAAACAGCAACAAAAGACAGAGAGTGGAAACATCAACCAGTGATAATATGACAGGAGCATGTGGTGGACCAGAGGATAATATACCCGATGAGTCTATGTCATCGGTAAATGACAGTGTTTTGGAATGCAGTAGCGTATCAGTCAGTCGTTCTAGTACTCCATCCGTTCAAATGAATTCTCGTACCCCAACGAATTTGGCAAGTACACCATGTTCCAGCAGGTCAATCATTCCGACTTTTCTAAGAACACCTTTATCTGGAGATGTTCGTTCTAGCAGATCACCTACACCTGTCACAGACGGTATATCAAGAAAAGATCAGAGTACAGGATCAGCAAACAAG aTTGACACTTTAACAAGTGAAGTCATCAAAATGCAAAGACAGCTGGTAAAAGTACAAGATAATCAAA CTGTAATTATGTTCAGTAagattaattttcaaatgatttttttcagatataattcTGCAGAGAATAAGGAGATGTCCGATTTCATCATTGAATTCGTAAAAGGTCAATATCCTGACGAAGTGGAGGGGGTTGTAAGAG aaGGAATAAAGACAAATTTTGAATCGTTCAAAGCAAAGAAACGAAGAGAAGAGACAGGCAAACAAGAAGAACATAACAAGAAAATGGCTGTGTACAGCAGATTGAAAAGA aaattaaacaacagaaaaaaggcattaaaagaaaaatcaagCATGCCAAAAGAACAGAAAGAAACAGTTATACAAAGTATGGAGATACAGTACATGTCTTCTGAACAAACCGATTCAGAAGACGAAGGGTCGTTTATCGTCAGACCTCTGCCTTGGAGGTCTGACGATTTTGACAAATTAGTCAAAAAACTAGACcagaaacatgaaaataaactgaGCAAGAGAAGCAGACGGCAGAATAATGTTCGAAAGGTTGGGGCAGTTTCTTCAAGGAAAAAACCAGAAGTCGTGCCAGGACATGAATGGGTGTTTAGATAG